A genomic segment from Salvelinus alpinus chromosome 8, SLU_Salpinus.1, whole genome shotgun sequence encodes:
- the LOC139583203 gene encoding solute carrier family 35 member F6-like, with amino-acid sequence MAWTKYQLFLAGLMLTTGSINTLSAKWADMFSAKGCKNSPEHAFAHPFVQAVGMFLGEFSCLAVFHMLLCHDRRRPEPKMNTGQSFNPLLFLFPALCDMTATSIMYVALNMTSASSFQMLRGAVVIFTGLLSVAFLGRRLVASQWTGILITILGLIVVGLADFMSGHKDDSHKLSEVITGDLLIIMAQVIAAVQMVLEEKFVYKHDVHPLRAVGTEGFFGFFILSLLLVPFFYIPVGSFSNNPRHVLEDALDAFCQISHNPMIILALLGNTVSIAFFNFAGISVTKEISATTRMVLDSLRTVVIWVVSLALGWEQFHGLQVLGFIVLLVGAALYNGLHRPLLARILGCASVEEEEVNPVERTRLLDEGRVQEEG; translated from the exons ATGGCTTGGACAAAGTATCAACTCTTTCTTGCGGGTCTTATGCTCACAACCGGCTCTATCAACACGCTATCGGCAAA ATGGGCTGACATGTTCTCCGCAAAGGGTTGTAAAAACTCCCCTGAACACGCATTCGCCCACCCATTTGTACAG GCCGTAGGGATGTTCCTGGGGGAGTTCAGTTGTCTGGCTGTCTTCCACATGCTGCTTTGTCACGATAGACGGAGACCAGAGCCCAAGATGAACACGGGCCAGAGCTTcaaccccctcctcttccttttcCCTGCCCTTTGTGACATGACCGCTACCTCCATCATGTATGTTG CTCTGAACATGACGAGCGCCTCCAGCTTCCAGATGTTGCGCGGGGCAGTGGTCATCTTCACAGGCCTGCTGTCAGTGGCCTTCCTAGGGCGCCGCCTGGTAGCCAGTCAGTGGACAGGCATCCTCATCACCATCCTGGGCCTGATAGTGGTGGGCCTGGCGGACTTCATGAGCGGACACAAGGACGACTCTCACAAACTTAGCGAGGTCATCACTG GTGACCTTCTGATCATCATGGCCCAGGTCATTGCTGCTGTCCAGATGGTTCTGGAGGAGAAGTTTGTCTACAAGCACGATGTTCATCCTTTACGGGCAGTGGGCACTGAAG GGTTCTTTGGCTTCTTCATCCTCTCGCTCCTCCTCGTCCCCTTCTTCTACATCCCGGTGGGCAGCTTCAGCAACAACCCCCGCCATGTCCTTGAGGACGCGCTGGACGCCTTCTGCCAGATCAGCCACAATCCCATGATCATCCTGGCGTTGCTCGGTAATACGGTGTCCATCGCCTTCTTCAACTTTGCCGGCATCTCTGTCACCAAGGAGATCAGTGCCACCACGCGCATGGTGCTGGACAGCCTGCGCACTGTGGTCATCTGGGTGGTCAGTCTGGCTCTGGGCTGGGAGCAGTTCCATGGGTTACAGGTGCTGGGTTTCATTGTGCTGTTGGTGGGTGCGGCACTGTATAATGGGCTTCACCGCCCCCTGCTAGCAAGGATTCTGGGCTGCGCCagcgtggaggaggaggaagtcaaCCCAGTGGAGAGGACAAGATTGCTGGACGAGGGAAGGGTGCAGGAAGAGGGCTAA